The genomic interval agGAGCAGTGAAATAGAGATACTAAGGGTAGGCATTTACTTCAAGTTCGTGGAGGGGAGGACGGTAGGAAGGGATAGAAGAGAGGACGCTATTTTCACaagattaagaacaaattcttatttacaatgacggcctaccggggaacagtggcttaattgccttgttcaggggtaaaacgacagattttttaactTTGTCAGCTCGagaattcgatctagcaacctttcggttactggcccaacactctaaccactagaataacTGACGCCCTTACACACAATATTTAATTCACCTTTCATGCTACGCAAAGATAAACAGCATACATCATTTAGTTGGACTTATTGCacctgttactgaaatggttgttccagtttagaaaatctaatttatttatctTTCCAACCCTGGCAGTCGTTCTAAATGCAGATCGTGGGTGAATAGAAGTTCTCATTTTTTGATATCCCTAGTCAGGctagattccaataggaattaggCATCGCTTTGTAAGACAACGTAATGTTTCTCCATGCTGGTTTTGCTGGTGTGCAAAACACattgaaggctggtcaccagcaaaaacacaatgaaggctgtTCACCTgcgaaaacacaacgaaggctggtcaccagcaaaaacacaatgaaagctggtcaccagcaaaacacaatgaaggctggtcaccagcaaaaacacaatgaaggctggtcaccagcaaaaacacaacgaaggctggtcaccagcaaaaacacaatgaaggctggtcaccagcaaaacacaatgaaggctggtcaccagcaaaaacacaatgaaggctggtcaccagcaaaaacacaatgaaggctggtcaccagcaaaaacacaatgaaggctggtcaccagcaaaaacacaaggaaggctgcttaccagcaaaaacacaatgaaggctggtcaccagcaaaaacacaatgaaggctggtcaccagcaaaacacaatgaaggctggtcaccagcaaaaacacaacgaaggctggttaCCAGCAAAACCAAAACGAAGGCTGGTCTCCAGCAAAACCAAAACGAAGTCTGGTCTCCAGCCTATGCTGGTCTATACTGTTTTTTCAGCAGGGGCTGCAACTCAAGCAACAGAACATTTGAGGTACTCAGTGTTGTGGCCCAAGTCAAGCTTGTCTATTTTACGCAGTGCTTGACAGAGCTACTCTACACAAATAGACGCAAATACCTGATAAAGTTCTTATGATGATAATTTGTGCTTCAGTGTGGAAGAGACGTTTCCTAGCTTCTGCAGTGagtctggggctgctgtgtgttctcctactgTCTGGGATCATAGGCCTGTTACTCTACCGTGAGTTTGATATGTTCTCACTCAAACATCTCACTCTAATGTTCTTAATAATCTATGGTGTGATGAACAAtgattggggtcaattccattttcatttcagtcaaatcagaaagtaaaccaaattccaaatgttcctcattgaagcattgaagagaattgtGATTGTAATtccagtgtacttcctgaattgactggaattgaaatgcaactgaccccaaccctggagaTGTCTGATTAACTTGGTCGTTGATTGTATTATTTCACAGAGAGAAACCTATTgaacagttacaacaacctgactgcagagagagaccagctacagaccagctacaacaacctgaccaaagagagagaccagctacagaccagtaaTAAATATGGCAAATGTCCCCGAGACTGGAAGAAGTCTTGCTGCAGTTGTTACTACATCTCTGCTGATGAGAAAACATGGGAAGACAGCAGAAAGGACTGTCAGGCGAGAGGAGCAAACCTGGTGATCATCAACAGCAGAGAGGAACAGGCTTTCATCAAAGCGTTCAACAAAAGAGCCTGGTTTGGTCTGACGGACATAGAAGTTGAGGGAACCTGGAGATGGGTGGACGGCACACCACTGACCACAAGTTACTGGACCAAAGGGGAGCCAAATGATTTGCAAGAAGACTGCGCTTTGGTTGATAACACTCAAAAGGACCCAGTAGTGGCTTGGAATGATGTGCCATGTAACCACACAAATAGTTGGATCTGTGAAAGGCAGGTGTGTTAAGGCTGTCAATAACAGTTAATGTAGAGAAAAGCATGACCCACATTTATAAAATAATGTTTTCTctgaccactctgtctctctctctctcttcactccctctAACAGTTCCATCGCTTAACTTCTTGTTTTACTCTTAATTTGTTACGTTTGACTGCTCTGAAATGTGTTTAACTTACAAAAGTGTTTCCTGAGGTTTGGGAGGGCTGGGGGTTGGGAAGAGATTGGGAgagggctagggctagggttgGGAAGAGATTGGGGAGGGCTGGGGCTGCGGTTGGGGAGGGTTGGGAAGAGCTTGGGGGTGCTGAGGTTGGGGAGGGTTGGGGTTGGGAAGAGCttggggagggaagaggagggctgGGGTTAGGGAGAGCTGGGGTTAGGGAGAGCTGGGGTTGGGAAGAGCTTGGGGGGAGGCAGGCTTTGGGAGGGCTCAGATCGTGAAGAGCTTGGGGAGAGCTGGGGTTGGGGAGGGCTTGGGGAGGGGGTTGGGAAGAGCTTGGATAGGGCTGGGGATTGGGAGAGCTTGGGTAGGGCTGGGCAagggagggcagggcagggctgggGTTGGGGAAGGCAaaggagggttagggttgaggagGGCTGGGCTGGGTGGATAAGGGCTAGGTAGGAAAGGCTAGGGCATCAAACCttaccaactgagctaattgatcagttcattTATTGCTGGAAATCCAAAAACATGAAGTGCCCGCGGCACTCCAGCATCAGGGTTACCTACCTCTGAGCTAAGGTGTAGGCTGGGTTGAGATCCAGGGGGTTGAGTGGTGATGATGGCTGGGGGAAGGTTGGGTGGAGGTCAAGGGTTATGTGAAggttggagggaaggagggatcaATACCAGGGGTGctggtgggatggaggggtggatgctAAGGGTGTTGGGTGGGGTGGAGGACGGGGAAGGTTTGAGGAAGTAGGGGTAGATGCTAAGTTGACTGTTCagatactgtaggttactctcccatgttactgtaggtttATCTACAATGTTACTGTGGGTTACTCTCCCATCCTACTGTAGTTTACtctcccatgttactgtaggtttCTCTCCCATGTTACTGtgggttactctcccatgctactgtaggttactcccccatgctactgtaggttactcccccatgctactgtaggttactctcccatgctactgtatgttactctcccatgttactggaggttactctcccatgttactgtaggttactctccaaTGTTACTGGAGGTTattctcccatgctactgtaggttactctcccatgctactgtaggttactctcccatgatactgtaggttactctcccatgctactgtaggttactctcccatgttactgtaggttactctcccatgctactgtaggttacactcccatgatactgtaggttactctcccatgctaatgtaggttactctcccatgctactgtaggttactctcccatgctactgtaggatactctcccatgctactgtaggttactctcccatgttactgtaggttactctcccatgctactgtaggttactctcccatgctactgtaggttactctcccatgttactgtaggttactctcccatgctactgtaggttactctcccatgatactgtaggttactctcccatgatactgtaggttactctcccatgctactgtaggttactctcccatgttactgtaggttactctcccatgctactgtaggttactctcccatgctactgtaggtaactctcccatgctactgtaggttactctcccatgctactgtaggttactctcccatgctactgtaggttattctcccatgctactgtaggttactctcccatgttactgtaggttactctcccatgttactgtaggttactctcccatgctactgtaggttacgctaccatgctactgtaggttactctcccatgctactgtaggttactctaccATGATACtttaggttactctcccatgctactgtaggttactctcccatgatactgtaggttactctcccatgctactgtaggttactctcccatgctactgtaggttactctcccatgctactgtaggttactctcccatgctactataggttactctcccatgctactgtaggttactctcccatgctactgtaggttactctcatatgatactgtaggttactctcccatgctactgtaggttacactcccatgctactgtaggttactatcccatgttactgtaggttactctcccatgctactgtttTTACTCTCCCATGTGACTGTAGGTTATtctcccatgttactgtaggttactctcccatgctactgtaggttactctcccatgctactgtaggttactctcccatgctactctaggttactctcccatgatactgtaggttactctcccatgctactgtaggttactctcccatgttactgtaggttactctcccatgctactgtaggttactctcccatgctactgtaggttactctcccatgctactgtaggttactctcccatgctaccgtaggttactctcccatgttactgtaggttactctcccatgctactgtaggttactctcatatgatactgtaggttactctcccatgctactgtaggttactctcccatgatactgtaggttactctcccatgttactgtaggttactctcccatgatactgtaggttactctcccatgttactgtaggttactctcccatgctactgtaggttactcccccatgctactgtaggttactctcccatgctactgtatgttactctcccatgttactggaggttactctcccatgttactgtaggttactctccaaTGTTACTGGAGGTTATTCTCCCATGCTACTGtgggttactctcccatgctactgtaggttactctcccatgatactgtaggttactctcccatgctactgtaggttactctcccatgttactgtaggttactctcccatgctactgtaggttactctcccatgatactgtaggttactctcccatgctaatgtaggttactctcccatgctactgtaggttactctcccatgctactgtaggctactctcccatgctactgtaggttactctcccatgttactgtaggttactctcccatgctactgtaggttactctcccatgctactgtaggttactctcccatgttactgtaggttactctcccatgctactgtaggttactctcccatgctactataggttactctcccatgatactgtaggttactctcccatgctactgtaggttactctcccatgttactgtaggttactctcccatgctactgtaggttactctcatatgatactgtaggttactctcccatgctactgtaggttactctcccatgctactgtaggtaactctcccatgctactgtaggttactctcccatgctactgtaggttactctcccatgatactgtaggttactctcccatgctactgtaggttactcttccatgctactgtaggttactctcccatgctactgtaggttactctcccatgctactgtaggttaatATCTCGATTGTATCATACATAATAACTATTGTCTGGTGTGGGATGTGCAGTTGCGTAGTGCAGAGAATAACATGTACTGATGTAGATTGGACCAAACCATCTACGTAGTGGTGATGTGTTTTACATGCTATTATTTCTCTTATGGTATTCAGGTTGTGTATGTTTCTGCTGTCGTAACGGAATACAACTTTCCAGGTGAAATGTATCTTTGGAGAAAGTGAAGTGTTTGTTGCTTtcacttttttaatttttttttgtcttttgctTGCTTGAACACCGTGCTTACAAATGAATGGTGAATATAGCCTTTTGCTTCTCCGTGTGTTAATGTATTGTTATAAGTCACTGTGGGTGTGAGGTAGCAGTAATAAAATGCTGTTTTATAACATATACttagtttgtgtttcttttcACTGGAGTTTTTGTCGACTACCGTTACCCATGTTTATTCTTTGTCCTGTCTTCTAAGACCGGTCCTGTTCACTTCCTGTCTTCTAAACACGGGCCTCTTCACTTCCTGTCTTCTAAGCACGGGCCTCTTCACTTCCTGTCTTCTAAGCACGGTCCTCTTCACTTACTTTCATGGTTCTTAATTCAAGGTgagtgttcagaggagactgtgtgaatcaggcctgcGTGGTCAaattgcagcaaagaaaccactactaaaagacaccaataagaagaagatactttttttgggccaagaaacatgagcaatggacattagactggtgaaaGTCTGtcctttgagatttttggttctaaccgctgtGTCATTtcgagatgcagagtaggtgaatggatgatctctgtatgtgtggttcccaccaggaagcatggaggaggaggtgtgatggagttggggtgctttgctggtgacactgtcagtgatttagttagaattcaaggcacagttaACCAGCATGTTTAccccagcattctgcagcgatacagcATCCCGTATGATTTGcccttagtcccactatcatttgtttttcaacaagacaatgacttataaaggctatttgaccaggaagaagagtgatggagtactgcattagatgacctggcctccacaatcacctgacctcaacacaattgagatggttttgtgatgagttggactgcagagtgaaggaaaatcagtcaacaagtgctcagaatatgtggtaactccttctagactgttggaaaagcattccccatgaagctggttgagagaatgccaaaaatgtgtaaagctgtcatcaaggcaaatggtggcaactttgaagaatctcaaatatattttgatttgtttaacactttttttggttactacatgattccatatgtgttatttcatagttttgatgtcttcactattattctacaatgtagaaaattgtacaaataaagaaaaccctggaatgagtaggtgtgaacaaacttttgactggtactgtatgatcTTACACAAGGAATGTGATCAAtatgtactgtaatatatatatatatatatatatatatatatatatatatatatatatatatatatatatatatattacagtacataTTGATCACATTCCTATATATTTATGTAATTACACACAATATTCAGTTAGGAGAAAAACCCTATAACCCTAAAAGAGT from Oncorhynchus clarkii lewisi isolate Uvic-CL-2024 unplaced genomic scaffold, UVic_Ocla_1.0 unplaced_contig_13123_pilon_pilon, whole genome shotgun sequence carries:
- the LOC139399570 gene encoding CD209 antigen-like protein E codes for the protein WKRRFLASAVSLGLLCVLLLSGIIGLLLYQRNLLNSYNNLTAERDQLQTSYNNLTKERDQLQTSNKYGKCPRDWKKSCCSCYYISADEKTWEDSRKDCQARGANLVIINSREEQAFIKAFNKRAWFGLTDIEVEGTWRWVDGTPLTTSYWTKGEPNDLQEDCALVDNTQKDPVVAWNDVPCNHTNSWICERQVC